The genomic window TACGAGATCCGTCATGCGTCGTCGCCTTTCTCCTGGTCTTCCGCCGCGCCGCTGTCGATCATCGTGCGGCAGATGTCCTCGTAGATGCGGATGATGCCGGTCGCATCCTCGCTGCCCATCCCGTTCGCGCTGCCCATGCGGAAGACCTGGAGCGCGAGGGCCGGGAGCAGGAGCGGCACGCCGAAGGATTTGCCGAGCGAGAGTTCCAGCTCCATGTCCTTGACCGAGATGTCGAGGCGGACGCCGTCGAAGTCGCGGCGGATGATCCGGTCGGCGCGGTACTGGAAGGCGGCGCTGTTGCCGGTCGAGCGGCCGATCACCTCCTTCATCACCTTCGGGTCGAGCCCGGCCCTGTGGCCGAGCATCATCGCCTCGATCGCAGCGATGGAGCTGACGTGGTAGAGCATGTTGTTGATGAGCTTCATCGCGAGCCCCTGGCCGATGCCGCCGACATGGATGATCTCCCGCGTCATCGGGTCGAGCACATGGCGGCAGGCGTCGAGCGTCTCCGCCGCGCCGCCGACATAGGCGCGCAGCGTGCCCTCGGTCGCGCCCCTGATCATGCCGACCACCGGCGCCTCGATCATGCCGATCCCCTGCGCGGCAAGCGTGTCGTGCATCTCCCGCACGCTCAGCGGGTCGATGGTGCTCATGCAGATGACGATATCGCCCGGCCGGGCGGCGCCGACGATCCCGCCGGGGCCGACGATCACGTCGCGCGACTGCGCGTCGGTGTCGACCATGGTGATCACGATCCGCGCCGCGGCGGCGACGTCGGCGGGGCTTTCCGCGACGGCCGCGCCCTCGCCCGCGATCTCGGCGGTCTTCGCCGGGTCGATGTCGCAGGCCACGAGCGGCAGCCCGGCCCTGCACAGGTTGCGCGCCATGCCCATGCCCATCTGGCCGAGGCCGATGAAGCCGATCCTGTCGGCGCGGGTCGCCCCGCCGGTGTGCTGCGTGGTTTCAGTGCTCATCGGGTCTTCCCCTTGCGTGGTTGCCGCGGCTCTGGACTGTCGGCGGACCCGCGCGGGATGCGGCGCGGGGCCGGTGGGGCCGGGCGCGGACGACGGCCCCGCGCCCGGCGCCCGGCGGTCACTCGGGCTTGACCGAGGCGGGCAGGCCGTCGTTGTAGTCGCCCCCGGTGGCCGCCCCGATATAGTCGGGCTTGCGTTTTTCGATGAGGGCGGAGAGGCCCTCGCGGAACTCGGCGCTCGACATGGCGAGCACCTGGCCGAAATCCTCGTAATCCATCATCTCCGCGAGGCTGGTCTCGAAGGACTTGAGCATGATCTGCTTGGCCAGACCCATCACCTCCGCCGGACCCTCCGCGAGCTTCGTGGCGAGCGCGAGGCCCTCGGCATCCACCTCCTCGTCGGGGACGACCTTGAGCGCGACGCCGTTCTCGACCGCCTCCTCGGCGCTCCAGGTCGCGCCGGTATAGAGGAAGTTCCGGGTGCGGGAGAGGCCGATCATCCGCGGCAGGGTGAACATCGTCAGGCAGTCGGGGACCACGCCGAGGCGGAAGAAGCCCGCGCCGAACTGTGCCGAACTGCCCGCGATCAGCACGTCGGACATGAGCGCGAGGCCCATGCCGCCGCCGATCGCCATGCCGCGCACGCCGCAGACAACGGGCCGGTTGAGCGAGACGAGCGGCGGGAACAGCGCCGCGGCATGGCGGAAGCGGCGGTGCACCGGCCAGGGATCGGCGGCCTTGGTGAGCATGCGCAGGTCGCCGCCGGCGCAGAAGGTCGGCCCCTTGCCGGTGAGATAGACGGCGCGCACGGTGTGGTCGTCCTCGATCTCGCGCACGATGTCGCGCAGCGAATAGCGCATCTCGCGGGTCAGCGAGTTGCGCGCCTTCTCGTTGTCGAGCCGGATGACGAGGACCGGACCGACCTTTTCGGTTTCCACATGGGGATAGGACTTGATCATCTCCGCCCCCCTTATTGCGCCGCGGCGAGCTTCACGCCGGTGCTCGACCGGCTGCGGTTGCGCCCGCCGTCGACGACGATATCGGCGCCGGTGACATAGGCGCCCGCATCCGAGCAGAGGAAGACCGCGGCATTCGCGATGTCGCTCGTGCGGCCGAATTCGCCGAGCGGGATGGAGGAGAGTTCGAGCTCCTTGCGCCCGGCCTCCTCATAGATGCGCTTCACGCCCTCGGTGTCGCCGATGGCGCCCGGCGCGATGGTGTTGCAGCGGATCCCGTCCGGCCCCCATTCGCCGCAGAGGGTGCGGATGAGCGACATGATCCCCGCCTTCGCCGCCCCGGCATGGGCGCAGCCCGGCCAGCCCTCGAGCGCGCGGGTGGTGGAGATCGCGATGAAGCGGCCGCCGAATTTCGACGCTTTGAGCGCGCCATGGGCGGCCCTGGCGCAATAGAACGTGCCGTTGAGGTCGATGTCGATCACCGTCTTCCACGCGTTCACCGACATTTCCGCGGCCGGAACGACGAAATTGCCCGCCGCATTCGCCACCATGATGTCGAGCGCGCCATAGGTGTCGACCGCCGTCTTCACGGCGCGTTCGACATCCTCGTAGTTGCGCACGTCGGCCTGGACCGCGATGGCCTCGCCGCCGAGCTCCGTGATCTCCTTCACCGCGCCTTCGAGGCGGTCGGGGTTCCGGCTGGCGAGGACGAGTTTCGCCCCGGCGCTGGCAAAGGCTTTCGCGATCCCGAACCCGATGCCGCCACCGCCGCCCGTGATGATCGCGACCCGGCCTTTCAGCGCATCCTCTTTGAAGGTCATGTCATTTGCTCCTTGAACACTTGCGTTTCCGTCCCCCGGAGGGCGCGCCCGCGGCCCGCGTCCGGCAGTTCGGTGAAAGCACAGCAATCCGGGTGCCAAAACCGCCCGTCGGGGCGCGGACGGGTCAGGATTTCGCGTCCTCGAGCACCATGGCCGCGCATTTCTCTCCGACCATGATGCAGGGCACGTTCGTGTTGCCCGAGGGGATCGTCGGCATGATCGAGGCATCCGCGACGCGCAGCCCGGCGATCCCGTGCACCCGGAGCCGGTCATCGACCACCGCCATCGGATCGTGCCCCATGCGGCAGGTGCCGACCATGTGGTGCGTGATCTGGCCGGTGCTGCGCAGGAAGTCGAGGATCTCCTCGTCGCTCTGGATCGAGGGGCCCGGCTGCAACTCCTCCGCGATGGTTCCGGCGATGGGATCGGCGGCGATGATCTCGCGTGCCTTGCGCACCGCCTCGACCGCGACGCGGCGGTCGGTTTCGGTCTGGAGAAAGCGGAAGTGGATCGCGGGCGGTTCGGCGGGATCTGCGGAGCGGGCATGCAGGCTGCCGGTGCTCTCCGTCCGCTGCACATGGCTATACATGAAGAAGCCCTCGATCGGCGACATCTTGCGGTCCTCGCCGCGCTTCAGCTCGATCAGGTAGGGCGCCACGACCATCATGATGTCGGGATTCTCCAGATCGGGACGCGAGCGGCAGAACACCCGCATCGTGCCGATGCCCTGGGAGATGAAGCCGGTGCGGAACAGGCCGTAGCGCAGGATTTCCCTGAGCAGGCCGAGGCCGCGCCCCATTTTCGCGATGGAGATCCCCTCGCGGTTGAAGCGCCATTTCAGGATGCCCGCATAGTGGTCGCGCAGGTTCTCCCCCACCCCCGGCAGCTCGTGCACCGGCGCGATGCCGATCTGCGACAGGATCTCGGGATTGCCGATGCCCGACAGTTCGAGGAGCTTCGGGGAATTCGCCGTCCCGCAGCAGACGATCACCTCGCGCGAGGCGCGCGCCTCGTGCTCGCGCCCGTCCTCGCCGCGGTAGCGCACGCCGACGCAGCGCCTGCCCTCGAGGATCAGCGCCGAGGCCTCCGCCCCGGTGACGATGGTGACGTTGCCCCGCCTGCGCGCCTGGGCCAGGTATTGCGTCGCGGTGCTGCTGCGCATGCCGCGATGGACGGTCTGCTGCGCCATCGCCACGCCGTCCTGCGCCGCGCCGCTGTAATCGGGATTGCTCGGGATGCCGACGGCATTGGCGGATTTGATGAACAGGTCGTAGAAGGGAGAGATCTTTGCCGCCTCCGTAACCCTGATCGGCCCGGAGCGCCCGCGATAGGCATCCTCTCCGAGCGTGGTGCTTTCGAGCTTCTTGAGGAAGGGCAGCACGTCGTCGTAGCTCCAGCCGCGGCAGCCCATCTGCGCCCATGTGTCGTAGTCGAGCTTCTGGCCGCGGTTGTAGACCGTGCCGTTGATCGAGCTCGATCCGCCGAGCATCTTGCCGCGCGGCACGTAGATGTTGCGGTTGGCGAAACTCTCGTGCGGCTCGGAATAATAGCGCCAGTTCACCTTGGGATTGTTGACGAGAAAGACCGTGCCCGCCGGCGGCTTGGTAAAGACGTACCCCGGTCCCTTGGTGCCCGCCTCGAGGCAGAGCACCCGGTATCTGCCGGATTCGCTGAGCCGGCCGAGGACCGCACCGCCCGCCGAGCCGGAGCCGACCACGATGAAATCATATGCGTCGGATGTCATGGATATGCCTTTCCTGAATATACGTCCTGTTTCCCCGTCCGTCCCGGCTCAGCCCCCTGCCAGTTCCGGCGCAAGCCGGTAGGCGCGGCAGGCCGTTCCGGCGAAGAGCGCGGTTTTCTCCGCCTCCGTATGGCCGGCGGCGAGGCGCTTGTAGGTGTTCCACAGCGTGCGGTAGGACACGCCGCAGCGGTCCACGGGGAAATTGCTCTCGAACATGCAGCGCGCCGGGCCGAAGGCCGCGATGCAGGTTTCGACGAAGGGCCGCCAGGCTTCGGCAAGC from Celeribacter indicus includes these protein-coding regions:
- a CDS encoding GMC family oxidoreductase, which encodes MTSDAYDFIVVGSGSAGGAVLGRLSESGRYRVLCLEAGTKGPGYVFTKPPAGTVFLVNNPKVNWRYYSEPHESFANRNIYVPRGKMLGGSSSINGTVYNRGQKLDYDTWAQMGCRGWSYDDVLPFLKKLESTTLGEDAYRGRSGPIRVTEAAKISPFYDLFIKSANAVGIPSNPDYSGAAQDGVAMAQQTVHRGMRSSTATQYLAQARRRGNVTIVTGAEASALILEGRRCVGVRYRGEDGREHEARASREVIVCCGTANSPKLLELSGIGNPEILSQIGIAPVHELPGVGENLRDHYAGILKWRFNREGISIAKMGRGLGLLREILRYGLFRTGFISQGIGTMRVFCRSRPDLENPDIMMVVAPYLIELKRGEDRKMSPIEGFFMYSHVQRTESTGSLHARSADPAEPPAIHFRFLQTETDRRVAVEAVRKAREIIAADPIAGTIAEELQPGPSIQSDEEILDFLRSTGQITHHMVGTCRMGHDPMAVVDDRLRVHGIAGLRVADASIMPTIPSGNTNVPCIMVGEKCAAMVLEDAKS
- a CDS encoding enoyl-CoA hydratase/isomerase family protein; the protein is MIKSYPHVETEKVGPVLVIRLDNEKARNSLTREMRYSLRDIVREIEDDHTVRAVYLTGKGPTFCAGGDLRMLTKAADPWPVHRRFRHAAALFPPLVSLNRPVVCGVRGMAIGGGMGLALMSDVLIAGSSAQFGAGFFRLGVVPDCLTMFTLPRMIGLSRTRNFLYTGATWSAEEAVENGVALKVVPDEEVDAEGLALATKLAEGPAEVMGLAKQIMLKSFETSLAEMMDYEDFGQVLAMSSAEFREGLSALIEKRKPDYIGAATGGDYNDGLPASVKPE
- a CDS encoding NAD(P)-dependent oxidoreductase, with product MSTETTQHTGGATRADRIGFIGLGQMGMGMARNLCRAGLPLVACDIDPAKTAEIAGEGAAVAESPADVAAAARIVITMVDTDAQSRDVIVGPGGIVGAARPGDIVICMSTIDPLSVREMHDTLAAQGIGMIEAPVVGMIRGATEGTLRAYVGGAAETLDACRHVLDPMTREIIHVGGIGQGLAMKLINNMLYHVSSIAAIEAMMLGHRAGLDPKVMKEVIGRSTGNSAAFQYRADRIIRRDFDGVRLDISVKDMELELSLGKSFGVPLLLPALALQVFRMGSANGMGSEDATGIIRIYEDICRTMIDSGAAEDQEKGDDA
- a CDS encoding SDR family oxidoreductase, giving the protein MTFKEDALKGRVAIITGGGGGIGFGIAKAFASAGAKLVLASRNPDRLEGAVKEITELGGEAIAVQADVRNYEDVERAVKTAVDTYGALDIMVANAAGNFVVPAAEMSVNAWKTVIDIDLNGTFYCARAAHGALKASKFGGRFIAISTTRALEGWPGCAHAGAAKAGIMSLIRTLCGEWGPDGIRCNTIAPGAIGDTEGVKRIYEEAGRKELELSSIPLGEFGRTSDIANAAVFLCSDAGAYVTGADIVVDGGRNRSRSSTGVKLAAAQ